From a region of the Hymenobacter jejuensis genome:
- a CDS encoding class I SAM-dependent methyltransferase, translating into MKAFVISLVLLLEVSGSAAAQQPTPQQQTELERQRWNKVLTGKQPGYVFNQQPNALLAESIKGRTPGAALDVGMGQGRNAIYLATQGWDVTGIDIADQAVALAQEKAKQAHVTIHTALQSDADYDFGTNRWDLVAFIYAGGRQYVEKVRQSLRPGGIVVIEGFHRDATQGRRIGEDVVFDTDELKKLYAAAGFKILRYEEPEGIGDFGMQRVRLVKLVAQKP; encoded by the coding sequence ATGAAAGCCTTCGTTATAAGCCTAGTGCTGCTGCTCGAGGTGTCGGGAAGCGCCGCGGCACAACAGCCTACGCCTCAGCAACAAACCGAACTGGAGCGGCAACGGTGGAACAAAGTGCTTACCGGCAAGCAGCCGGGCTACGTGTTCAACCAACAGCCAAATGCCCTGTTGGCCGAAAGCATCAAGGGGCGCACGCCCGGCGCGGCCCTCGACGTCGGGATGGGGCAGGGGCGCAACGCCATTTATCTGGCGACGCAGGGCTGGGACGTCACCGGCATCGACATTGCCGACCAAGCCGTGGCGCTGGCGCAAGAAAAGGCCAAGCAGGCCCACGTCACCATCCATACCGCGCTCCAAAGCGACGCCGACTACGATTTCGGTACCAACCGCTGGGATTTGGTGGCTTTTATTTATGCGGGTGGCCGGCAGTACGTCGAAAAAGTGCGGCAGTCGTTGCGGCCCGGCGGCATTGTCGTAATCGAAGGCTTTCACCGCGACGCTACCCAAGGCCGCCGCATCGGCGAAGACGTGGTATTTGATACCGACGAGTTGAAAAAGCTCTACGCCGCCGCAGGCTTCAAGATCCTACGCTATGAGGAGCCCGAAGGCATCGGCGATTTTGGAATGCAGCGCGTGCGCCTCGTGAAACTGGTAGCGCAAAAACCTTAG
- a CDS encoding sensor histidine kinase, producing MDLSSRSIAILIALLVAGVLTTFAWVVPAMAFREAFLAGGITVAACFLLVYLSFEALIFREINNIYASLENVKRKEFKRLSNKFLFRPEPLKRLRDEILQMAERRQKEIDELKRLQALRREFLADVSHELKTPIFAAQGFVHTILDDDEVDDFTRKKFLTKAAASLDALDALVQDLVTISQLEKGVVRMRRQAFDLAALVREIFELLELKAAQRNVELVLFPPTIPATGIYVLADRNRIRQVLVNLIDNAIKYGRENGHVTVTLIEGNKVVKISVRDDGEGIPKQHQNRIFERFYRIDKSRSRDSGGSGLGLAISKHIVEAHKSAIRVHSELGHGTTLEFKLPRPKNIPAPPKDTPTEA from the coding sequence GTGGACCTTTCATCGCGGTCTATTGCCATCCTGATTGCGCTGCTGGTAGCCGGCGTGCTGACTACGTTTGCGTGGGTGGTGCCCGCCATGGCCTTTCGGGAAGCCTTTCTGGCTGGGGGCATTACGGTAGCAGCGTGTTTTCTGCTGGTGTATCTGTCGTTTGAAGCGCTGATTTTTCGCGAGATCAACAACATTTACGCAAGTCTGGAAAACGTCAAGCGCAAGGAATTTAAGCGCCTTTCCAACAAATTTCTGTTCCGCCCCGAGCCCCTTAAGCGCCTGCGCGACGAAATCCTGCAAATGGCCGAGCGCCGCCAGAAGGAAATCGACGAACTCAAGCGCCTGCAAGCCCTGCGGCGCGAATTTCTAGCCGACGTTTCGCACGAATTGAAGACACCTATTTTTGCCGCGCAGGGCTTCGTACACACCATTCTGGACGACGATGAGGTAGACGATTTTACGCGCAAGAAATTCCTGACCAAAGCCGCCGCCAGCCTCGACGCGCTCGATGCCTTGGTGCAGGATTTGGTGACGATATCGCAGCTGGAAAAGGGCGTTGTGCGCATGCGTCGCCAGGCCTTCGACTTAGCGGCACTGGTGCGGGAAATCTTTGAGCTACTAGAGTTGAAAGCAGCCCAGCGCAACGTCGAACTGGTACTCTTTCCACCGACGATTCCGGCTACGGGTATCTACGTGCTCGCAGACCGCAACCGAATCCGCCAAGTGCTTGTCAATCTGATAGATAATGCCATCAAATACGGACGTGAGAACGGCCACGTAACTGTCACCCTCATTGAGGGAAACAAGGTGGTCAAAATTTCGGTGCGCGACGACGGAGAGGGCATCCCGAAGCAACACCAAAACCGCATTTTCGAGCGCTTTTATCGCATCGACAAAAGCAGGTCGCGCGATTCGGGCGGTTCGGGTTTAGGCTTGGCCATTAGCAAGCATATTGTAGAAGCGCACAAATCGGCCATTCGGGTGCACAGTGAGCTTGGGCACGGTACCACGCTGGAATTCAAGCTTCCACGGCCCAAAAATATCCCGGCGCCTCCCAAAGATACCCCAACCGAGGCATAA
- a CDS encoding S9 family peptidase: MKKHFFTALAFLPLVAAAQSAPSDVLTPELLWKLGRLGETQVSPDRKTVAFTVTRYDLAANKGNADIYTVPVAGGAVKQLTTTPGSENTINWRPDGKKLTFVSGESGTDQLYEINPDGSGKQKISEFSEAGFANLKYAPTGKFVLYSQDVKVGKSVQDLYPDLPKADARIIDDLNYRHWNTWDDFKASHVFFQPVADNGSLTGYGKDVMAGEKFDSPLQPLGGAEQLAFAPDGYKLAYTSRKLTGKAEAESTNSDIYLYDIRTGQTQNLSEGLGGYDTEPAFSPDGTQVAWLSMATPGFESDRNGIVVYDLKTKKRADITAGSEQTASNIRWSPDGKTIYFVSVLQGTEQLFSVPSQGGKLKQLTKGQQNYNSFELAGPSVAICNRTTISSPADLVRVDLKTGRATPLTTLNQQELAGIKMGKVEDRRVTTTDNKRMQVYVIYPPDFDPSKKYPTLLYCQGGPQSPITQAFSYRWNFQLMAANGYIIVAPNRRGLPGFGTEWNNSISGDWGGQPIRDYLSAIDAVSQEPFVDKDRRGCVGASYGGYSVYYLAGHHQGRFKTFISHDGLYDLASWYPTTEEMFFATHDMGGTPWDASLNKTYQEFDPHLFAKNWDTPILVIHGGVDFRVPVEQGMEAFGTAQMRGIPSRFLYFPNEGHWVLKPQNSVLWNRVFYDWLARYLKPETAK, from the coding sequence ATGAAAAAGCATTTTTTCACGGCGCTCGCGTTTTTGCCGCTGGTCGCTGCCGCCCAATCTGCCCCGTCTGATGTGCTCACGCCGGAATTGCTCTGGAAGCTGGGGCGGCTGGGCGAAACCCAGGTGTCGCCCGACCGCAAAACCGTGGCTTTCACCGTCACGCGCTATGATTTAGCGGCCAACAAAGGCAACGCCGACATTTACACCGTACCTGTGGCGGGTGGCGCAGTAAAGCAGCTAACCACCACGCCCGGCAGCGAAAACACGATCAACTGGCGCCCCGACGGCAAAAAGCTCACGTTCGTATCGGGCGAAAGCGGCACCGATCAGCTCTACGAAATAAACCCCGACGGATCGGGGAAGCAGAAAATCAGTGAGTTTTCGGAGGCCGGTTTTGCCAACCTGAAGTACGCGCCGACGGGAAAGTTTGTCCTCTACTCGCAGGACGTGAAAGTGGGCAAATCGGTGCAGGACCTCTACCCCGACCTGCCCAAAGCCGACGCCCGCATCATCGACGACCTGAATTACCGCCACTGGAACACTTGGGACGACTTTAAAGCCAGTCACGTTTTCTTCCAGCCCGTCGCCGACAACGGCTCGCTCACCGGCTACGGCAAGGACGTGATGGCGGGCGAGAAATTCGATTCGCCGTTGCAGCCGCTGGGCGGTGCCGAGCAGTTGGCTTTTGCGCCCGATGGCTACAAGCTGGCTTACACCTCGCGCAAGCTCACGGGCAAGGCCGAAGCGGAAAGCACCAACTCCGACATCTACCTCTACGACATCCGGACGGGCCAAACCCAGAACCTTTCCGAAGGCTTGGGCGGCTACGACACCGAGCCGGCTTTCTCGCCCGACGGCACCCAAGTGGCGTGGTTGAGCATGGCTACGCCCGGCTTCGAGTCGGACCGCAACGGCATTGTGGTCTACGATCTCAAAACCAAGAAGCGGGCGGACATCACGGCAGGTTCGGAGCAGACGGCCAGCAACATTCGCTGGAGCCCCGATGGCAAGACAATCTACTTTGTGAGCGTGTTGCAAGGCACTGAGCAGCTGTTTTCGGTGCCGAGCCAGGGCGGCAAACTCAAGCAGCTGACCAAAGGGCAGCAGAATTACAACTCGTTTGAACTGGCCGGCCCCAGCGTTGCCATCTGCAACCGCACCACCATCAGCAGCCCCGCCGACTTGGTGCGCGTCGACCTGAAAACCGGCCGCGCTACGCCCCTGACTACCCTCAACCAGCAGGAATTGGCGGGCATCAAAATGGGCAAAGTCGAAGATCGTCGCGTGACTACCACCGACAACAAACGGATGCAGGTGTACGTCATCTACCCGCCCGACTTCGACCCGAGCAAGAAGTACCCTACCCTGCTGTATTGCCAAGGCGGCCCACAATCACCTATCACACAAGCATTTAGCTATCGTTGGAATTTTCAGCTGATGGCGGCAAACGGCTACATTATTGTGGCACCAAATCGCCGGGGCTTGCCGGGCTTCGGCACGGAGTGGAACAACAGCATCTCCGGCGACTGGGGCGGCCAGCCCATCCGCGACTACCTCTCGGCCATTGATGCGGTGAGCCAAGAGCCTTTCGTGGACAAAGACCGGCGCGGCTGCGTGGGCGCTTCCTACGGTGGCTACTCGGTGTATTATCTGGCCGGGCATCACCAGGGCCGCTTCAAAACCTTCATCTCGCACGACGGGCTCTACGACTTGGCCAGCTGGTACCCGACGACGGAAGAAATGTTCTTTGCCACGCACGACATGGGCGGCACGCCGTGGGATGCATCGCTGAATAAAACCTACCAGGAGTTCGACCCGCATCTGTTCGCCAAAAACTGGGACACACCCATCCTCGTCATCCACG
- the rpsI gene encoding 30S ribosomal protein S9, giving the protein MEITNTSGRRKTSVARIYMQAGQGNITINDREMKAYFGNELLENIVNQPFATLEKLGQYDVKVNVRGGGIASQAEAIRLAISKALVEETAESRPALKKEGFLTRDPRMVERKKFGRRKARRSFQFSKR; this is encoded by the coding sequence ATGGAAATTACCAACACCTCTGGTAGAAGAAAAACCTCGGTGGCCCGCATTTACATGCAGGCCGGGCAAGGGAATATCACTATCAACGACCGGGAAATGAAAGCCTATTTCGGCAACGAACTCCTGGAAAACATCGTGAACCAGCCCTTCGCTACGCTCGAGAAACTCGGGCAGTATGATGTAAAGGTGAACGTGCGCGGCGGCGGAATCGCTAGCCAAGCTGAAGCCATCCGCTTGGCCATTTCGAAAGCCCTTGTGGAAGAAACTGCTGAGTCTCGGCCAGCGTTGAAGAAAGAAGGCTTCTTGACCCGTGACCCCCGCATGGTAGAACGCAAGAAGTTCGGCCGTCGCAAGGCTCGTCGCTCGTTCCAGTTCTCGAAACGCTAA
- a CDS encoding SHOCT domain-containing protein encodes MEKDPSPLDTLRQLKEWLDAGAITQQEFDTLKRKLVFSDTEPTSPASPPAPPIASTPASTPPPAPEYPTLIPPVEESFLPPSATPKAEEPTFLPPKPLTPPPSATVPPWESTAPLRTPSTFTPPSPEVPKDEPLTPRASSPGTPVSPIDSFIREQQEAKAPRPTEPVRPIVPPPAPETTFRRAPQPIVEEEEPYVAPPSGRSPLSTILIVGGIVALLALVAYLVLGNRQSERLTSTSKTEADSVVVQPEVGPQDAQIDLPAATGPETVRVRPAIPPAVSTPATRDSVKAPATAPAPATTPAPVQTPANEPDTPAAEDSATKSDASVTSRVQSLLAAYYEDLKAPPFAAAQYLAPNVERFYTLQNVTPTAINEELTRSHFPEFQEAQTQIEPGSLKVGPVANDGSRVITFLEKSSAFRTSLNKHQQTRAQVRMRLDRNMKISYLRQERLLENTFTD; translated from the coding sequence ATGGAAAAAGATCCTTCGCCTCTCGACACCCTGCGCCAGCTCAAAGAATGGCTGGATGCGGGCGCTATTACGCAGCAGGAGTTCGATACGCTGAAGCGCAAATTGGTCTTCAGCGATACGGAACCGACTTCGCCCGCTTCGCCTCCTGCGCCGCCCATAGCATCTACTCCTGCTTCGACTCCGCCGCCCGCCCCGGAATATCCTACGTTGATTCCGCCCGTGGAAGAGAGCTTTTTGCCGCCTTCCGCAACTCCAAAAGCGGAGGAGCCCACGTTCTTGCCGCCCAAGCCCCTGACACCGCCCCCGTCCGCTACTGTGCCGCCATGGGAGTCAACTGCCCCGTTGAGAACGCCATCGACCTTCACGCCGCCTTCGCCCGAAGTGCCAAAAGATGAGCCACTTACGCCTCGTGCTTCCTCGCCCGGAACTCCGGTCTCGCCGATTGATTCATTTATTCGGGAGCAGCAGGAAGCCAAAGCGCCACGTCCGACCGAGCCCGTGCGGCCTATAGTGCCTCCGCCAGCTCCCGAAACTACGTTTCGGCGCGCTCCACAGCCCATTGTGGAAGAGGAGGAACCGTATGTAGCGCCCCCATCCGGTCGTAGCCCTTTAAGCACGATCCTGATTGTTGGTGGCATTGTGGCGCTGCTTGCGTTGGTGGCGTATCTGGTGCTCGGCAATCGGCAATCGGAAAGGCTCACCAGCACCTCCAAAACCGAAGCCGACAGCGTGGTAGTGCAGCCAGAGGTGGGGCCACAGGATGCGCAAATTGATTTGCCAGCGGCCACGGGGCCGGAAACGGTACGCGTAAGGCCCGCCATCCCCCCAGCTGTTTCGACGCCTGCCACCCGTGATTCGGTCAAGGCACCCGCTACGGCTCCGGCGCCCGCTACTACTCCGGCGCCTGTGCAAACGCCTGCTAATGAGCCTGATACGCCCGCGGCTGAAGACAGCGCTACTAAGAGCGATGCATCTGTCACGTCGCGGGTGCAGAGCCTCTTAGCAGCGTATTACGAAGATTTGAAAGCGCCGCCCTTCGCAGCCGCGCAATATCTTGCGCCCAATGTAGAGCGCTTTTACACGCTGCAAAACGTGACGCCAACCGCCATCAACGAAGAGTTGACGCGCAGTCATTTCCCTGAATTTCAGGAGGCACAAACGCAGATTGAGCCGGGAAGCCTAAAGGTAGGTCCGGTTGCCAACGACGGCTCCCGCGTGATTACTTTCCTGGAAAAAAGCAGTGCTTTTCGGACGTCGCTGAACAAACACCAGCAAACCCGGGCTCAGGTACGAATGCGCCTCGACCGGAATATGAAAATCTCTTACCTCCGGCAGGAGCGGCTGTTGGAGAACACTTTTACTGATTAA
- the tsf gene encoding translation elongation factor Ts — translation MAITAQDVNKLRAMTGAGMMDCKKALTEADGDFEAARDILRKQGQKIADKRAENATAEGIVLVSVSEDGTQGKLVALACETEPVAKVEDFRNLAKQVMDAAVSSNAASKEELLSAKESDGRSVQEHITDLMGKIGEKIDVVAYETLTAEKVASYIHSDNKKGVLVGLKNVGGADTTEVGRDVAMQIVAMKPVAVDKDGVDSATVEREIEIGKEQARAEGKPEAMLEKIAQGKLNKFYKDNTLLNQEFVKDNSVTIAKLLDNKQKGMTVSDFKRVVIGA, via the coding sequence ATGGCTATTACCGCCCAAGACGTGAACAAGCTCCGCGCCATGACCGGCGCAGGCATGATGGACTGCAAAAAAGCGTTGACTGAAGCTGACGGCGATTTCGAAGCCGCTCGCGACATTCTTCGCAAGCAAGGTCAGAAAATTGCCGACAAGCGTGCTGAAAATGCTACTGCCGAAGGCATTGTATTGGTAAGCGTTAGCGAAGATGGCACTCAAGGCAAGTTGGTCGCTTTGGCTTGCGAAACTGAGCCCGTGGCCAAAGTGGAAGACTTCCGCAATTTGGCTAAGCAAGTAATGGACGCCGCCGTATCGAGCAATGCAGCTTCGAAAGAAGAATTATTGTCTGCTAAAGAATCGGATGGCCGTTCGGTACAGGAGCACATCACCGACCTGATGGGCAAAATCGGCGAGAAGATCGACGTAGTTGCTTACGAAACACTGACCGCTGAGAAAGTTGCTTCCTACATCCACTCCGACAACAAGAAAGGCGTGTTGGTAGGACTGAAGAACGTAGGTGGTGCTGACACTACCGAAGTAGGCCGCGACGTAGCAATGCAGATCGTGGCGATGAAGCCTGTTGCCGTTGACAAAGACGGTGTAGATTCGGCTACTGTAGAGCGCGAAATTGAAATCGGCAAAGAGCAAGCTCGCGCCGAAGGCAAGCCAGAAGCTATGCTGGAGAAAATCGCTCAGGGCAAGCTCAACAAGTTCTACAAAGACAATACCCTGCTCAACCAAGAGTTTGTGAAGGACAACTCGGTAACTATCGCCAAACTGCTCGACAACAAGCAGAAGGGCATGACCGTCAGCGACTTCAAGCGCGTAGTTATTGGTGCTTAA
- a CDS encoding ACT domain-containing protein, producing MGGEMNLSVLLMSMQPILREEEFVFCTTRNAPSTALQEAICWFREEEGSTLILTRAQADAAQLSYASAFRMITLAVHSSLEAVGFLAAVTGKLAANSISVNTVSAYYHDHLFIPIDRAAEAMEVLWELSRNSLQE from the coding sequence ATGGGAGGCGAAATGAATCTGTCGGTGCTGCTTATGTCGATGCAGCCGATCTTGCGGGAGGAAGAATTTGTTTTCTGTACTACACGTAACGCACCGTCTACCGCTTTGCAAGAGGCTATCTGCTGGTTTCGCGAAGAGGAAGGCTCGACACTTATCCTGACTCGGGCGCAAGCCGATGCCGCGCAGCTTTCTTATGCTTCTGCATTCCGGATGATTACGTTAGCAGTGCATTCTAGCCTCGAAGCCGTCGGCTTTTTAGCTGCCGTCACCGGAAAGCTTGCGGCAAATAGCATCAGCGTAAACACCGTTTCTGCTTATTATCACGATCACTTATTCATCCCAATAGATCGCGCCGCCGAGGCGATGGAGGTACTCTGGGAATTATCACGCAACTCGCTCCAAGAGTAA
- a CDS encoding DUF3089 domain-containing protein has protein sequence MFRSCSILIQLLRSSALVLPLLLASCIGVIRPSRDFTTYQPAAEPDYAMAANWAALPDRRDSADAVPRNTDLHDRQRDAPVDVFFVHPTTFYRRGAWNADLSNESVNKFTDASTIRKQASVFNSTARIYAPRYRQATLFSFFDDKSESGKRALDLAYSDVKASFQYYLSHYNMGRPIIIASHSQGTLHATRLLHEFFDNDPKLRKQLVAAYLIGFNVKNNEYQSIKPCEDSTQTGCYVSWNTVEWGNDYPPFEGGVATNPLTWTRDTATAPTALNLGGTPYSFTGLDKAVVDAKVHNGLVWVHPPKAAGYPRFLLPGRPELRHSFHIADYALFYLNIRQNAEARVRAYRMHMAGN, from the coding sequence ATGTTTCGTTCTTGCTCTATCCTGATTCAGTTGTTGCGCTCATCGGCGCTCGTCCTTCCCTTACTGCTAGCTTCCTGCATTGGCGTTATCCGGCCTAGTCGCGATTTCACGACGTATCAGCCGGCGGCCGAACCCGATTATGCCATGGCGGCCAACTGGGCGGCGCTGCCCGATCGCCGTGATTCGGCCGACGCGGTGCCGCGCAATACCGATTTGCACGACCGCCAGCGCGACGCGCCAGTAGATGTGTTCTTTGTTCACCCGACTACTTTCTATCGCCGCGGCGCTTGGAACGCTGATTTGAGCAATGAATCCGTAAACAAATTCACCGACGCCAGCACCATTCGCAAGCAGGCAAGCGTCTTCAATTCCACGGCCCGAATCTACGCGCCGCGTTACCGACAGGCTACATTGTTCTCCTTCTTCGACGACAAGAGCGAAAGCGGCAAGCGGGCGCTCGACTTGGCATACAGCGACGTAAAAGCGTCCTTTCAATATTACCTGAGCCATTATAATATGGGTCGGCCGATCATCATTGCCAGCCACAGCCAAGGTACCTTGCATGCTACGCGCTTGCTGCACGAGTTCTTCGACAACGATCCGAAGCTGCGAAAGCAGTTGGTCGCCGCTTACCTCATTGGGTTCAACGTCAAAAACAATGAATACCAGAGTATTAAGCCCTGCGAAGATTCGACGCAAACCGGTTGTTACGTAAGCTGGAATACGGTAGAGTGGGGCAATGATTATCCGCCCTTCGAGGGCGGCGTAGCGACCAACCCCCTCACTTGGACCCGCGACACTGCTACCGCGCCCACCGCCCTGAACTTGGGCGGTACCCCCTATAGCTTCACGGGCCTCGATAAAGCAGTGGTAGATGCCAAAGTGCACAACGGCTTGGTGTGGGTGCATCCGCCCAAAGCTGCGGGCTATCCGCGCTTCTTGCTGCCGGGGCGCCCCGAGTTGCGTCATTCCTTCCACATCGCCGACTACGCGTTATTTTACCTGAATATCCGGCAAAATGCGGAAGCAAGGGTACGAGCTTATCGGATGCACATGGCAGGTAATTAA
- a CDS encoding response regulator transcription factor, which produces MVTRPAARQTVFLSSRIFFYPQSPRTVQQPTPSPNAYKILVVDDDPDIVELLEYNLRKEGYEVASATDGRKALEVAPQFGPDIILLDVMMPHLDGIATCRLLREQPLFKDTYIVFLTARAEEFSEVAAFEAGADDFIAKPIKPRALLSRLAAFMRRDRNPQAVQDTIEINGLTIDRTGFAVYQDGRKIVLPKKEFELLAFLAATPHKVFGRDELLQNIWGNDVFVLARTVDVHVRKVREKVGDHHIQTIKGVGYKFNTD; this is translated from the coding sequence ATGGTAACACGTCCTGCCGCCCGTCAGACGGTATTTTTGTCGTCGCGTATATTTTTCTACCCCCAATCCCCTCGTACCGTGCAGCAGCCTACGCCTTCGCCCAACGCCTACAAGATTCTCGTGGTAGATGATGACCCAGACATCGTCGAATTGCTGGAGTACAACCTGCGCAAAGAAGGCTATGAAGTAGCCAGCGCCACCGACGGCCGCAAGGCCTTGGAAGTAGCTCCACAGTTCGGCCCCGATATTATTTTGCTCGACGTGATGATGCCGCACCTTGATGGCATCGCTACCTGCCGGTTGCTGCGCGAGCAGCCGTTGTTCAAAGACACGTATATCGTATTCCTGACGGCCCGCGCCGAGGAGTTTTCGGAGGTAGCGGCCTTCGAAGCCGGTGCCGACGATTTCATTGCCAAGCCCATCAAGCCGCGCGCCTTGCTTAGCCGCCTCGCCGCTTTCATGCGCCGCGACCGCAACCCCCAGGCCGTGCAGGACACCATTGAGATAAACGGCCTCACCATCGACCGCACGGGTTTTGCCGTGTACCAGGACGGCCGCAAAATTGTGCTGCCGAAAAAGGAATTTGAGCTTCTCGCCTTTCTGGCGGCCACACCGCACAAAGTGTTTGGCCGCGACGAGCTACTGCAAAATATCTGGGGTAACGACGTGTTTGTACTGGCTCGCACCGTGGACGTGCACGTGCGCAAAGTGCGCGAGAAAGTAGGCGATCACCACATCCAGACGATCAAGGGCGTGGGCTATAAATTCAACACCGACTAA
- a CDS encoding RluA family pseudouridine synthase — MKHPDFQDLILFEDEDYIVINKPPYLATLDERIGTAPNILRMARQYHDDVQACHRLDKETSGALALAKNPEAYRHLSMQFENREVSKLYHAVAWGIHQFDNQLVDRSIETTSKGKARLAYKGKPAETYFTTLETYTRHTLVQCVPVTGRMHQIRLHLMYLQAPIVGDTLYGGEDFYLSSIKKKFNMKEGEEEQPFIKRFALHAAKLSFAKLNGEPITVEAPYPKDFRVLVENLRQYK, encoded by the coding sequence ATGAAGCATCCTGATTTTCAAGACTTAATTCTGTTTGAAGACGAAGACTACATCGTCATCAACAAGCCGCCTTACCTGGCTACCCTCGACGAGCGCATCGGAACGGCCCCTAACATTTTGCGCATGGCCCGGCAGTACCACGACGACGTGCAGGCCTGCCACCGTTTAGACAAGGAAACTTCGGGGGCTTTGGCGCTGGCCAAAAACCCAGAGGCATATCGTCACCTTTCGATGCAGTTTGAAAACCGCGAGGTCAGCAAATTATACCATGCCGTCGCTTGGGGCATCCATCAGTTTGACAACCAATTGGTTGATCGCAGCATCGAAACAACTTCCAAAGGCAAAGCTCGTTTGGCCTACAAAGGCAAACCCGCTGAAACCTACTTCACCACGCTCGAAACCTATACCCGGCATACCTTGGTACAATGCGTTCCGGTTACGGGCCGCATGCACCAGATTCGGCTGCACCTGATGTACTTACAGGCGCCCATCGTGGGGGATACACTCTACGGTGGCGAGGACTTTTACCTATCCTCCATCAAGAAGAAATTCAATATGAAGGAAGGCGAAGAAGAGCAGCCTTTTATCAAGCGTTTTGCCCTGCACGCCGCTAAATTGAGCTTCGCCAAGCTTAACGGTGAGCCGATTACGGTGGAGGCTCCTTACCCAAAAGACTTCCGCGTGCTGGTCGAAAACCTACGTCAGTACAAGTAG
- the rpsB gene encoding 30S ribosomal protein S2 gives MAQSTTYKDLLDAGAHFGHLTRKWDPKMAPYIFMEKNGIHIIDLNKTLVSLDQATNAIRNIAKSGRKVMFVATKKQAQEIVTEEAKRLKMPFVTDRWLGGMLTNFATVRKSLKKMSTIDKMVKENTAYAALAKRERLMLSREREKLERVLGGIADLSRLPAALFVVDVKREHIAVKEAQKLNIPVFAICDTNSNPELVDFPIPANDDASKSISLIVGAMAKAIEEGLSERKVDKEEADKKQSEEEGIKEKQNADE, from the coding sequence ATGGCTCAGTCCACCACTTATAAAGACCTGCTCGACGCAGGTGCCCATTTTGGTCACCTTACGCGCAAGTGGGACCCGAAAATGGCGCCGTACATCTTCATGGAGAAGAACGGCATCCATATTATCGACCTGAACAAAACTCTTGTTTCGCTGGACCAGGCTACCAACGCCATCCGCAACATTGCAAAGAGCGGCCGTAAGGTCATGTTCGTTGCAACGAAGAAGCAGGCTCAGGAAATTGTAACCGAAGAGGCCAAGCGCCTGAAAATGCCTTTCGTAACCGACCGGTGGTTGGGTGGCATGCTCACTAACTTCGCTACGGTTCGCAAGTCGTTGAAGAAAATGAGCACCATCGACAAGATGGTGAAAGAAAATACAGCTTACGCGGCACTGGCCAAGCGCGAGCGCCTCATGCTGTCGCGCGAGCGCGAAAAGCTGGAGCGCGTTCTGGGTGGCATTGCCGACCTGAGCCGCCTGCCTGCCGCTCTGTTCGTGGTAGACGTGAAGCGCGAGCACATTGCCGTGAAAGAAGCGCAAAAGCTGAACATCCCGGTATTTGCAATCTGCGACACCAACTCGAACCCGGAGTTGGTAGACTTCCCAATTCCTGCTAACGACGACGCTTCTAAGTCTATTTCGCTGATTGTTGGCGCAATGGCTAAAGCAATTGAAGAAGGCCTGTCGGAGCGCAAAGTCGACAAGGAAGAGGCTGACAAGAAGCAGTCAGAAGAAGAAGGCATCAAAGAAAAGCAGAACGCCGACGAATAG
- the rplM gene encoding 50S ribosomal protein L13 produces MDHLSFKTQSVNKANANKGWVVIDASVAPLGRLASQIANILRGKHKPSFTPNSDCGDNVIVLNADKLRVTGKKMTDKIYVTHSGYPGGQKRINLRDKKAKNSASVIEHAVKGMLQGNRLGREQFRNLFVYAGAEHPHEAQQPKAVELTNL; encoded by the coding sequence ATGGATCATCTGAGCTTCAAGACGCAATCCGTCAACAAAGCCAACGCCAATAAGGGCTGGGTCGTGATTGATGCCAGTGTTGCACCGCTTGGCCGCTTGGCTAGCCAAATTGCAAACATCCTGCGCGGCAAGCACAAGCCCTCGTTCACGCCCAACTCCGATTGCGGCGACAACGTCATTGTTCTCAACGCCGACAAGCTGCGCGTGACCGGCAAGAAGATGACCGACAAAATTTACGTAACGCACTCGGGCTATCCGGGCGGCCAGAAGCGTATCAATCTACGCGATAAGAAGGCCAAAAACTCGGCCAGCGTAATTGAGCACGCAGTAAAAGGCATGCTGCAAGGCAACCGTCTGGGCCGTGAGCAGTTCCGTAACCTGTTTGTGTATGCCGGTGCTGAGCACCCACATGAAGCCCAGCAGCCCAAAGCTGTTGAACTAACGAACCTCTAA